The region ATAAAGTTCCTGCTCTTGCCTGAGTTACTGTACTTGCAGGACCTTTTTGTTCAACTACTTTTGCCAGACCAAAATCTGTTACTTTTACTTTGTTAGTACCGGATAAAAGAATATTACTTGGTTTGATATCGCGATGTATTACACCAACCTTGTGGGCATGACCAATAGCATTAAGAAGCTGCTTAGTTATTGATATAGCATCTTGAATATTGAACGGACCATTTTCCTGAAGGTATTGGGATAATGGTACAGATTCAACATATTCCATCACCATAAAGAAACCGGCATCTGTTTCCCTTAAAGCATATACACCAACTATGTTTGGGTTTTCGAGTTTTGCTAATGCTTTTGCTTCTGTCTTAAATCTTCTGACAAAATTCTCATCCCTTGCAAGAAAAGGATCAATCATTTTCAATGCAACGATTTTTTCAAGATTAGTATCAAGCGCTTTGAATACAACGCCCATACCGCCTCTTCCAATCACTTCAAGGATGCGATAGCTATCGACAGTTTTACCAATTAATGAATCCATTTACATTACCGAATGTATAATACTATATTTAATTTTTTTCGAATGCTGATTTAATTGTAAGATTGCTGAATTCAACTTCAACATTTGAGTCAGCAAAAAAACCAAACTTACCTTTAATAAAATCGCTGCTAAGATACGATTCTAAAAGTTTATTGTCATTATATATCATTATCCAGGGACCAAGACATTTCAACTTTATTTGAAATCCTTTTTTACCTGTATCCATAATCTGTTTGCCGGTTACAATTGTTTCCTTTTTATCATCATTAACTTTAATTAAGGAATAACTACGCGAATTGTTCAACAAGAATAAATAATAATTTTCGTTCCCGCTGTTTTCATCTCTGTTATATCCAACAATAACGCCTGCATTTTCATTAGAATATTCATCAAAGCGAACATCAACATTTAAGTCAATATCTTCCATTGCCTGTTTAAAAAAAATCTTTTTAGATTTATTTGTTTTCAGAAACGCTATTCTATCGTCATTATTCTTAAAATCGCCTGCCGATAATCCGGGTTTTTCCCAATTACTTAAATTAAAGTTTGCAAAGATTATTTCCTTTTCATCATCATCTTTGTTTACTGTTTTATCATCAAGCTGTTTTTTCAGCTGGTCTTTATTTACCTTCGGATTTTTATTGTTATCGGATAAATTTTTATTATCAGATTTTTCAATTATCATTATTTTATTGTTTAACTCTTTATCATTTGGATCAAGTGTATAAGCTTTTTTAAAATTTAACAAAGCTTCATCTTTTTTGTTAACAGCTAATAATTCATTACCAGCTTGAATATATTTCAAAATCACATTCTCTCTGCCACTTAATGCACCAATATGCAGCGGATTCTGGTTTAAAATTAAATTATAAAGAACCATTGCACTATCAAGTTTACCTTCAGATAACAGATTATTCGCTTCAGTCAAAAGTGCATCAGGATTTTCATCTGTAATAATTTCTTCCTTAACCATAGTACTATCAGCAGCAGTGATATTCTTTTTAGAAAAAAGGTCAGTTATTTCTTTCTGATAAATTAAAATAAAGACAGCAATTAAAATGATCAGCAATAATAATACTGTAACCGGAAACCAGGAATTTTTCTTTTTAACTGCAGGTGTTTGTTTAATCTGATTATCATTCAAGTTTTCATCAACTATTTTGACTACCAGTACTGTAACATTATCATTTCCACCGCGATCATTTGCCAGGGCAATCAGTTTTTTGCAGGCTTCCTCTTCAGAATTACTTAATACTATCTTTTTTATCTCTTCAGGAAGCACTTTTGAAAGACCATCTGAACACAAAACGAAACAATCGCCACCGCTTATTAAAATATTTTCAATCAAGTCAACTTCCAGATCGGTTTCAATCCCCATAGCTCTGATTAATACAGATTTGGAAGGATGATTTTTTGCTTCTTCCTCCGTAATAATTTTTTTACGTACCATTTCCCCAACTTCTGTATGATCGTTTGTAAACTGAATTATATTATCATCAGAAATTTTATAAATCTTACTATCACCAACATGGGCAATATGTGCCCTGTCATTTTCTATTACAAGAGCCGAACAAGTTGTACCTTTTTTGCGGAATTGAAGAGCATCCTGAGAAGTTTGATTGATTTTATAATTAGCTTTTTTAAATGAATATAAAAGCGCACTGGAAATAATTTCAGAATCAAAAGAAAAGTATTCGTTTCCAATAACATCAACCGCTGTCTGGCTTGCTTCTTTACCTCCGGTATGTCCACCCATTCCATCGGCAACCATAAACAAAATGCCTTTGGATTGGTACATATTTAAACCATCTTTTGGAAATTTACCAAAGCTGTCCTGATTTTCAGTTCTTACAAGACCAATATCGGAAGCTCCAAAATATTTTATACTAAGCTGCTGCTTTTCTTTCAATAGATTCAACCTTTTAGAGTTAATTGAGTTGCTGTAAACTACTTAATAATGGATTATCAAAATCAAACCCGAATAATCTTGGATTTTCACCAATTACTGCGGCAGAAAAGATATAGAAAACATAGTTATATGTTTCATCTGGAATTCTTTCTCGATACTTAACAAGTAAATTCCAAAAATTTCTTTGTTTCGGATCTTCGGGTAATTCGTTGACAAGTTTTCTGAAATTATTTTCGCCCCAATTGTATGAGCCAATAACAAGTAAGCCAGAAGCTTGAGCTTCAGTCTGGTAAATAAATTTAATATACTTAGCAGCAGCAGTTGTAGCTTTAGGTACATTAAAACGATCATCCAAGGGATCGTACTGATTTAGCTCAACTAAAGGTCCTGTTTCCAAACCATACTGCCGCGCAGTCATTGGTATAAACTGCCACATTCCTTTTGCATATCCGTATCGTGTTATTGGTCCAACAATATCAAACTTAAAGTCACTTTCCTGCAATGCCAGATAAAAAAACTGTGGAGGCAGGCTCTGTTTTAAAAACGCTTCAATTATAGGTCGGATATAATTGTTTTCCTGTGCACGTGTTATTGCTGATTTTAATCTTGGAGATGACTTCCACTTGTTAATAAATGTTTTTACTTCTCCAACAAAATTTTCAGGCATATTAATTTCGCACTCACCAAATAATCTTGCCATTTTAAGAATCAACCTGTCCTCTTCACTAAGATCATAAACATCAAGTTCACCAACATACTTATCGTAAATTTTTTCCATTCTGTTATAATCACCGCGCATTTTTTCAATAGTCTGTTCAACTTCAGTATTACCGGCATTTTCCACAGCAGATGATAATTTTGAGAGCTGAATATCAATCCCTTTCATCTGATAAAAGATTGATTCAGCCAGTTCTTTTTGTTCGTTAGCTTTAATATGCTGATAAACTGCATAAGCTGAGGCAAGTATTCCAATAAATGCAACAAGAGCAATTATCAGCCAGTATTTTTTCGATTGCTTTTTCTGAACAACTTTAAATGCCTGCTGTATCATTCTTGTATGATCGCCGGCATTAGGATTATTACCTTCCTGTTCAAAGTAACGCTGGATATAACTTTGCAAAGAACTATCGGTATCGGATGCACCAGAAGTTGATGATGGTTTGCTTTCAGTGTCTTTAATTAATTCTAGTTTAACTATAGGACCATTCTTCCCCAATTCAAGTTTAATCGGATTGGATAATATAATGTGATCAATTTTTTTTCCATCCAGATAGGTACCGTTACTGCTAAACAGATCAGCAATAAACCATTTACCTTCTTTATAAGATATCTCCAGATGATCACGGCTTACTAAGCCATCATCAATCTTAACTGCACAGGTATCAACACGTCCGATACGAAAAGTGTCTTTAAAAAAGTATTCTTTCTTTTGTGATTCTCCTTTTTCTATGGTTAATCGGACAATAGTTTTATTCTGTTCATTTTTTATTGATGTAGGTTCTGTACCCATAGTAGAAGCATAATGTCAATTCTTTAAGATAAAGTATTTATTTTTTGTCTTGATTAAAACTAAGCATCATTCTTAATACAGCAGGCCCAATCGTTTGTCTTGTTTTTTTTGTAAATGTTGCCGTAAGTTTATACGCTTTTTTATTACCCATTACATAAATCTGATGCTGATATATTCTTAAATCATCTGTAGGATACCAGCTAAAAATTGCTTCATAGGCATCGCTGCCATTTGTTAATTTTGTTGCACCTTGTTTAAGAAGCATACAGGATTTTAATTCGCTTTCCAGTGTTTGTATCTGTATCTGGGAATATTCAGTAAGATCTTCAGCAGCTGGTTCTGTATCAATTGTAACAATAACATTATGTTTAATCCCATCTGTAACGGGACCTTCCAAAGTGTAAATTGTTTTATCTTTCCAATCTTCAAGCTGCTCTAACAAAAAACCATTGCCTTGAAACGGAATTGTTTTGTCTTTTACTGCAGGCTGCTGCGATTGTTGTGACTGCTTTTGAGGTTCAGCTTTTTGCTGAAGCTTTTCAGTAGAAGAGGCTTCAGCTTTTTCCGGCAGCTTAACTTCTTCCTCCTTTTTAGGAGGCTGATTTTGAAACTGTTTATAATATTCCGGGATATCCATTTTAATCTACACCTTCATCAGATAAATGCTCAATAAGAGAAATCCACTCTTTGGAAGATTTAATTCTTTCAATTTCCTTATCTTTCTGATCATCAGTCATGTTCAAAAATAATCTTTCATTCATCATTAAGTCTTCTTCTGTTTCTTTAAATGCAGTAAGTCGGCGTAGCATAAGATACCCTTCATCACAAACACGACGAGGAATAGGTAGTTCCTCCATTAGGGCTTGAGGCTCTGTATCATCCAGCTTTCTTTTATCAAGAAGCATGGAATTAATTACAGAAGTAATTTTATTTCTGTTATTTAAAATAACAGATACCAAAACATCTGTTTCCCAAACAAAATTATCAGCATTTTTTGTATCTAACGATTCCATAAGAGGAGTAAATGCTAAGTCGCCTATGGACAATAATACCATAGCAGCTTTTTGAGCTTCTTCTTCCTTATCGGAGTGCAGAATTTTTACTAATTCAACTGCATCTTTTCTTGATTCTTCTGATATAACCTTGCTAAGTGTGTCTATCTTTTTATTGTCTTGTAATTTAATCTCCTTAAGTATCGATGAGATATTCTTGTTTTCCATTTTTGGTTCCTCATTTATTGATGAATCATTACAGCTTGATAATAAGAATACAAATAGAAGATAAATAATATAAAGTCTGTTCATTCTTGAACTCTTGAAGTTTTTAGTAAAGTTGAAACTTTGTTTTTCCTCTTCTACTTCTCAGAAAATTATTTGTTGATCTTTTGGCATATTCAAGGCTGCGCCACCATGATTGATAAGCATTTACTTCTGAATAACTCAAAATATAAAATAACCAGTAGCACCACCCTCTATAATCACCGGGTCTGTCAGAAAAATATGCAAACCGGTCGGTAGGTGGAATATCTCTTGCCCAGTTTTTATAGGGATTCTTTCTTATAATTTTCCAATAATGGAGTTTAGAACTACATCCGAAATGACAGAAGACTTTGCATTTCAATTCTACTGCTCCTAAGTCATAAGGGCTACTAAAGGTATTTTCCCAGCCTGCATGAAGTAAAATGTGATTTTCTCTTTTGAAAAAACCCCAATAGCGGTTTGAAGGAGATTTAAATGCATCCAGCACATAGTTCTTTAATGAATCTGGTAAAGTAATTCTTCTTAAATCAAGTTTTGCCTCGGGATGTCTGTCATTAATTGATGGAGGTCTCTCCTCAACTGCAACCGGGGCAAATTTATACTTATGGTGTAAAATGTCAGAAAACGGAATCCCAACAAATGGATACGCAAGGCGAAATATTCCATTACGATTACTATCACCCTGTTCCCATCTATCGCCTTCAATATAATTATCGGATGAAATATCAGGATCAAAGCAGGTTCCTCTGCCGTAGCGCGAGTGTCCGGCATAGATAACATGAATCCCTGGTGTTTCCAATGCTTTGTAAAAATCATCTTTACTTCTTACAATTTCAATAAAAAAATGTACTTGTTGATCATCACTGATATATTCAAAGTGAGTTGAATCCAAAGCAGTAAAGTTTGAAGTAAAATTATTTTTTAAAAAATCTTCTAATGGTTCTTCAGAATATCTGCTGTCTCTGGCTTTTCTTGCTCTTAGGTCATCATCACGAAAATCTAGCCCTTGAGCCACAATAATTTTCCGTCTCTCGTATGTTAATCTAAAAGCACTTAACGAACCTGATGAACCAGAACTTGTTCCGTCAGTCATATTATAACTTGTTTATCTATAAGTTAATTAGTTGTAATTCTTATTTTGATTTGCCTATGCCTTTAATATTCTCAAATTCAATTTCGTATTTACCAGGCGGGACATTTTCAATTTTTGCATATCCATTTGAATCGAGCTTCCCTTCTTTATTCTTTCCATCAGAAAATTTAATTTTATACGAAATATCTTTCAAGGGATTTCCTTCCTGATCCTCAAGTTTTATCTCAATCCAATCTTTAAACTTTAATAAATCCGAATCAGCATAAACACCGCCTACATCAACCCGAAAAAAATATTCAGGGTTTTTATATCCTTTTTCTGTCTCCTGATCGGTTGGTATGTTTTTGGTGTCAGTCTGAAATTTAAATTCCCAATCAACTTCTATCTTTTGATTCTTTACATTTGTTTTAAGACTTGCGATCAGATCATGTGCGCCATCATCATCATGTTCAAAAATTAAAACCTTACATTCAGCTCCTTCATAAGTATCGGTAACATCTGCAGAAATCTTTAAGACATCACCTCTCCTTGCTTCCTGTTTATCCCACTTTAGATTTTTAATCTTCGGCGGTAGGTAAACATATAAACAATTGGATTTTTTACTCAATCCAAGCTTTGATAGCTTTACTTCAGCGTATAACTCATCTTTTGCTTTTTCAGGAATTTTTATTTTGGTTAATAAATAATTACCGGCAATCTTAGTTTTAATGGTATCAAGCACTTTGCCTGAAGCATCAGATATTTCTATTTTAACTTCAGAGTTATTACCGACAAAGTGTGTATTAATCTCAAGCCCAACCTCTGCACCATTACACCCGATTCCGGCTGTCCATATTACCCGGTCAATTGATGACTTAAGTTTTATTTTATTTGATTTACCTGTATTTCCTTTGTGGTCAGACATTTTTATTCCATCAGATATACAGTTGTATTTGTACAGAACATCAGCCTTCCCTGATCATCTAAAACGGGCGGTGCAAAAATCTTTCCCTCAGCTTCAAAGTTTAATGATTCATTTCCTTTTGCATTCAGTCTTATCAGCTTATTTTCTGCAGCAATGATAATGGAGTTATCAGCAAATGCTGTTGCAGAGTTAATACCTCTGATTAATTTAGACCAAATAAGCTTCTTATCTTTAATACAAAACACTTTGTTGTTAGTAAGAATAAATACAAATCCATCCGGTGTTAAGATTGGCGGACACAATACAGGTCTTGCATCAACAAAATCATCTATAACCTCAACAGAATACTTTTCTTTTCCATCAAAACTTATACACTTAAGATTTACAAAATGTTTTGAAGAAGAAGCTAAATAAATATCACCTTCTTGGGAACTGCTTGCAAAAACTGAATTATAATCCTTTGGTAAATCAAAACTGTAATCCGGATTGGCTTCATCCGACTTTTTTCCTAAAATAAATATCTGCCCCTGAGTTGGTGAAAAGGTTAGAACAAAACCTTTTTCATAATTAACTAATGGTAATGACGGACAAATTTGATTATAATATCTCTTATGCCAGATAAAACCTAAACTTTTTTTTGCTGCCTGATAGATTAAATATTCCGGTACTGAAGTATCAACAATATCTGAATAATAAATCTGAGCTATTAAACCATCTGCATCTGGTTGGAAAAGTATTAGTTGTGATTCATCAATTATCCCGCTTATCGGGTACTTACTAATCATTATGTTATTTTGATAATCAATTGCTTCCATATCATCTTTACGGGCAGCTGACTGATAGAAAAGCAGCTTATTATTTAGAACAACCTGCGAACCATACCATTTGGATCGCCTCCATTTAATTTTCCCTTCCCCGCTAAAACAGATTATTTCGGACATGTTATCCAGAAAATAATCCTTACCATCAGTTAAGATTAATCTGATTTCATGATTAGATGCACTCTTATCACCGATCTCAATTTCTCTTAGAATTTTGCCATTAACTTTTGGAATTGAGTTAATAAAAGAATCGTGGCGAGAATTTGAATAATACTGTGTGTACATATTATTAACTAAAAAAAAATTATAAATCAAACATAGTATAATTAGCATTGCCTACTCCAGGGCTGCCGACCCAATTAATTATTGTACTAAAATCTGTTTTTATCAGGTTTCCATTTCCGGTTTCTTTCCCAAAAAGATATCTGATGATCTTTTCTTTATCAGTATCCCAATCAACCTGTATTCTTTTTCCTGAAGTAGTAAAATTATTTCCAAGTCTGAAAGTTACTTCAATATCATACTGGGAATTAGCTGGAGCTGTACCTGTATAAACCTGATAACCTGGAGTAAAAGCAACAAATAAATTTTTAATGTCGTTACTGTTCGATGTTGCTGCTCTAAACTTATTATTAAGCATAACACCAATATCATTATTCAATCTTTGAGCCCAGCTTCGTTGAGATTCAAAATTCCAATTTTCAGTACTAGAATTGATAAACTTTAATGCAAGCCGGATTTGAACAACAAGAATACCATTAAATGTCTGACCCTCTTTCGCCATAATTGAAAATTCATCATCACCGAGTTTATATATTAATAAATCTACATTATGATTGGGAGAAATTAAATGATTGTTTATTGAATAAGAGGCTAACTCAACATTCCGATATTTGTCGTCCAGAAAAAAATTATGTTTGTGCTTAAGCCCTTGAAAAGTAATTTTAAATTTTGTGTCTTTCAGAAATTCGTTTAATTGTTTACCAGAACCGGATTCATCATTAATCCAAAGTATATATTTCCAATAATTTCTGATACGCGGAGTACGGTTATGATACATTCTTGCTAATTCATCAAACCTATATGGACCTCCAACAGCAGTATATGGCTGATCATATCTTGGTAGTCCGATCCACACGTTACTGCCTGTTTCATAATTATAAAGATAAGAATCCCAGTTGCCTGTAGCATGACCCATTTCATGGTGATTGGTTAGAACTGCATAAGTGTTTCCATCAACGTCCTTCAAAGAATTATTTGGATCAGGCGTACCAAAATAAGTAGGGTCAGCCTGGTAATCTCTGCTGCGGAATTTAGCATCACCGGTTCTCATCCAGGCGCCATTTGTGTTATCAGTAACACTAACTAAACATTTATGTCTGTCACCATTGGTATCGTTTTTTGCTTCCATATAAAAGAAAAGTCTGAGTAAAATATCTTCTGAGCCTGAATGCTTTTCAATTAAATAGTTTTTGTTCATCCTTGTCATCGCATTAGTCATTCCTTCTTTACGATGATTTGTTACATCAGCTGCTGTTCCGCCTTGATTGAAAATAAATCTGCAATTCCAATAGACTATTAAATAGTTAAGCGGCTTACCATCCAGTTCAGCACAGTCATGAAAATAATGCATTTCGTAATTACCGCAGCCAGTTAATGCGTATGCTTTAGTCCTATCAGCAGCATCAGTTGCAATCACACTTTTTGATTTATGCAAAGATGTATCGTCTTTTATTGCCAGTCTTGCACCAACAACATGATTTTTTTTATAATCAAAAGAGGTGTCCCCTTCGCCGGATCTTTGAAGTCCAATATCGTAGAAGTTATTACAAAAATAAACTACCCGGGTAAATATTGGTACATCGGTTATAAGATTTTTATTAAACTTACAATTTGTAAATACCGGTTGATCAGTATCCGGATTATAGATTTTCATCCTTCGTAAGTTCTTGTTC is a window of Ignavibacterium sp. DNA encoding:
- a CDS encoding FHA domain-containing protein, encoding MGTEPTSIKNEQNKTIVRLTIEKGESQKKEYFFKDTFRIGRVDTCAVKIDDGLVSRDHLEISYKEGKWFIADLFSSNGTYLDGKKIDHIILSNPIKLELGKNGPIVKLELIKDTESKPSSTSGASDTDSSLQSYIQRYFEQEGNNPNAGDHTRMIQQAFKVVQKKQSKKYWLIIALVAFIGILASAYAVYQHIKANEQKELAESIFYQMKGIDIQLSKLSSAVENAGNTEVEQTIEKMRGDYNRMEKIYDKYVGELDVYDLSEEDRLILKMARLFGECEINMPENFVGEVKTFINKWKSSPRLKSAITRAQENNYIRPIIEAFLKQSLPPQFFYLALQESDFKFDIVGPITRYGYAKGMWQFIPMTARQYGLETGPLVELNQYDPLDDRFNVPKATTAAAKYIKFIYQTEAQASGLLVIGSYNWGENNFRKLVNELPEDPKQRNFWNLLVKYRERIPDETYNYVFYIFSAAVIGENPRLFGFDFDNPLLSSLQQLN
- a CDS encoding DcrB-related protein, yielding MDIPEYYKQFQNQPPKKEEEVKLPEKAEASSTEKLQQKAEPQKQSQQSQQPAVKDKTIPFQGNGFLLEQLEDWKDKTIYTLEGPVTDGIKHNVIVTIDTEPAAEDLTEYSQIQIQTLESELKSCMLLKQGATKLTNGSDAYEAIFSWYPTDDLRIYQHQIYVMGNKKAYKLTATFTKKTRQTIGPAVLRMMLSFNQDKK
- a CDS encoding SpaA isopeptide-forming pilin-related protein, yielding MSDHKGNTGKSNKIKLKSSIDRVIWTAGIGCNGAEVGLEINTHFVGNNSEVKIEISDASGKVLDTIKTKIAGNYLLTKIKIPEKAKDELYAEVKLSKLGLSKKSNCLYVYLPPKIKNLKWDKQEARRGDVLKISADVTDTYEGAECKVLIFEHDDDGAHDLIASLKTNVKNQKIEVDWEFKFQTDTKNIPTDQETEKGYKNPEYFFRVDVGGVYADSDLLKFKDWIEIKLEDQEGNPLKDISYKIKFSDGKNKEGKLDSNGYAKIENVPPGKYEIEFENIKGIGKSK
- a CDS encoding protein phosphatase 2C domain-containing protein, which translates into the protein MKEKQQLSIKYFGASDIGLVRTENQDSFGKFPKDGLNMYQSKGILFMVADGMGGHTGGKEASQTAVDVIGNEYFSFDSEIISSALLYSFKKANYKINQTSQDALQFRKKGTTCSALVIENDRAHIAHVGDSKIYKISDDNIIQFTNDHTEVGEMVRKKIITEEEAKNHPSKSVLIRAMGIETDLEVDLIENILISGGDCFVLCSDGLSKVLPEEIKKIVLSNSEEEACKKLIALANDRGGNDNVTVLVVKIVDENLNDNQIKQTPAVKKKNSWFPVTVLLLLIILIAVFILIYQKEITDLFSKKNITAADSTMVKEEIITDENPDALLTEANNLLSEGKLDSAMVLYNLILNQNPLHIGALSGRENVILKYIQAGNELLAVNKKDEALLNFKKAYTLDPNDKELNNKIMIIEKSDNKNLSDNNKNPKVNKDQLKKQLDDKTVNKDDDEKEIIFANFNLSNWEKPGLSAGDFKNNDDRIAFLKTNKSKKIFFKQAMEDIDLNVDVRFDEYSNENAGVIVGYNRDENSGNENYYLFLLNNSRSYSLIKVNDDKKETIVTGKQIMDTGKKGFQIKLKCLGPWIMIYNDNKLLESYLSSDFIKGKFGFFADSNVEVEFSNLTIKSAFEKN